In Vagococcus luciliae, one genomic interval encodes:
- the rpsF gene encoding 30S ribosomal protein S6 → MSQVSNYEIMYIIRPNIDEEAKNALVNRFDSILKDNGAEVLESKQWEKRRLAYEIQNFREGIYHIVKVSSTDAAAINEFDRLAKINDDILRHMIVKEEN, encoded by the coding sequence ATGAGTCAGGTATCAAATTATGAAATCATGTATATAATTCGTCCTAACATTGATGAGGAAGCAAAAAATGCTCTAGTAAATCGTTTCGATTCAATCTTGAAAGATAACGGAGCAGAAGTTTTGGAATCTAAACAATGGGAAAAACGTCGTTTAGCTTACGAAATCCAAAATTTCCGTGAAGGAATCTACCATATCGTTAAAGTTTCTTCTACAGATGCTGCAGCAATCAATGAATTTGATCGTTTAGCAAAAATCAATGATGACATTTTACGTCACATGATTGTTAAAGAAGAAAATTAA
- the recF gene encoding DNA replication/repair protein RecF (All proteins in this family for which functions are known are DNA-binding proteins that assist the filamentation of RecA onto DNA for the initiation of recombination or recombinational repair.), protein MQLNQIELTNYRNYNQLTLNFSPKLNVFVGDNAQGKTNLLESIYVLSLTKSHRSNHEKELIQWNQEFARIEGQISKKNGDIDLTMIVSNKGKKTKVNGLEQIKLSQYIGYLNVILFAPEDLSLVKGSPQHRRKFLDMEIGQINSHYLYHLSNYQTVLKQRNQYLKKTAFNKSYDSLYLEVLNEQLAQEGSFVLFSRLYFVNLLEKWANSIHENISYGKEELRISYKSSIQLGSAQTQEELYYLLMKEFKKHEERDLSQFTTSVGPHRDDLIFMVNGQNVQTYGSQGQQRTTALSVKLAEIELINEEIGEYPVLLLDDVLSELDDERQVQLMEFIDNKLQTFLTTTSIVHLNDKLKINPEIFYVTNGKVERTSEDVDG, encoded by the coding sequence ATGCAACTTAATCAAATAGAATTAACGAATTATCGAAATTATAATCAACTTACTTTAAATTTTTCACCAAAATTGAATGTATTTGTTGGAGATAATGCCCAAGGAAAAACTAATTTATTAGAAAGTATTTATGTTTTATCGTTAACAAAAAGTCACCGAAGCAATCATGAAAAAGAATTAATTCAATGGAATCAAGAGTTTGCTAGAATTGAAGGTCAAATAAGCAAAAAGAATGGTGATATTGATTTAACAATGATTGTTTCTAATAAAGGGAAAAAAACAAAGGTAAATGGCTTAGAACAAATTAAATTAAGTCAATATATAGGTTATTTGAATGTTATTTTATTTGCTCCAGAAGATTTATCTTTAGTTAAGGGGTCACCACAACATCGTCGAAAATTTCTAGATATGGAAATTGGCCAGATCAACTCACACTATTTATATCACCTAAGCAATTATCAAACAGTGCTTAAACAGCGAAACCAATATTTAAAAAAAACTGCTTTTAATAAATCATATGATTCTCTTTATTTAGAAGTGTTAAATGAGCAATTAGCACAAGAAGGAAGCTTTGTGCTCTTTTCACGTTTGTATTTTGTCAATTTACTTGAAAAATGGGCTAATAGTATTCATGAGAACATTTCTTACGGAAAAGAAGAATTACGTATTTCTTATAAATCCTCCATCCAATTAGGTTCAGCACAAACGCAAGAAGAGTTATATTATTTATTGATGAAAGAGTTTAAAAAACATGAAGAGAGAGATCTATCTCAATTTACAACAAGTGTAGGACCTCATAGAGATGATTTGATTTTTATGGTGAATGGACAAAATGTTCAAACATATGGTTCGCAAGGACAGCAGAGAACAACAGCTTTAAGTGTTAAATTAGCAGAAATTGAGCTAATTAATGAAGAGATTGGGGAATACCCTGTTTTACTTCTTGATGATGTTCTTAGCGAACTGGATGATGAAAGACAAGTACAGTTAATGGAATTTATTGATAATAAACTTCAAACATTTTTGACGACAACCAGTATCGTACATTTAAACGATAAATTAAAAATAAATCCCGAAATATTCTATGTAACAAATGGAAAAGTAGAAAGGACGAGTGAAGACGTTGACGGATAA
- a CDS encoding adenylosuccinate synthase, translating to MSSVVVVGTQWGDEGKGKITDFLSENAEIIARYQGGDNAGHTIQFDGTTYKLHLIPSGIFYQDKISVIGNGVVVNPKSLIKELNYLKEHNIPTTNLRISDRAHVILPYHILLDQLQEDAKGDQKIGTTIKGIGPAYMDKAARVGIRIADLLDKEIFEERLKINLEEKNKLFTKIYEVDPISFEEVFEEYYEYGQLIKEYVTDTSVILNEALDNGKHVLFEGAQGVMLDIDQGTYPFVTSSNPLAGGVTIGTGVGPSKIDKVVGVCKAYTSRVGDGPFPTELFDETGHQIREVGREYGTTTGRPRRVGWFDSVVMRHSRRVSGITNLSLNSIDVLTGLPVIKICVAYELDGKEITHYPASLKELSRCKPIYEELPGWTEDITGCKTLEELPKNARNYVKRVSELVDVRISTFSVGPDRTQTNILENVWEQI from the coding sequence ATGTCATCAGTTGTAGTAGTCGGAACTCAGTGGGGAGACGAAGGTAAAGGGAAAATCACTGATTTTTTAAGCGAAAATGCAGAAATCATTGCAAGATACCAAGGTGGAGACAATGCAGGCCACACTATTCAATTTGATGGAACAACCTATAAACTTCACTTAATTCCATCAGGTATTTTTTATCAAGATAAAATAAGCGTGATTGGTAATGGTGTGGTTGTTAATCCAAAATCATTAATTAAAGAATTAAATTATTTAAAAGAACATAATATTCCAACTACTAATTTAAGAATTTCAGATAGAGCACACGTTATTTTGCCTTATCATATTCTTTTAGATCAGTTACAAGAAGATGCCAAAGGTGATCAAAAAATCGGCACAACGATTAAAGGGATTGGACCTGCATATATGGATAAAGCAGCTCGTGTGGGTATTAGAATAGCTGATTTATTAGATAAAGAGATTTTTGAAGAACGATTAAAAATAAATTTAGAAGAAAAAAATAAATTATTTACTAAAATCTATGAAGTAGACCCTATTTCATTTGAAGAAGTGTTTGAAGAATACTATGAGTATGGTCAATTAATTAAAGAATACGTAACTGATACATCAGTTATCTTAAATGAAGCCTTAGATAATGGAAAACATGTACTATTTGAAGGTGCTCAAGGTGTTATGTTGGATATTGATCAAGGTACTTATCCATTTGTTACCTCATCAAATCCATTAGCTGGAGGCGTGACAATTGGCACAGGTGTAGGACCTTCTAAAATTGATAAAGTTGTGGGTGTTTGTAAAGCTTATACCTCTCGTGTAGGTGACGGACCATTCCCAACTGAACTATTTGATGAAACAGGTCATCAAATTAGAGAAGTTGGTCGTGAATATGGTACAACAACTGGTCGACCAAGACGTGTTGGTTGGTTTGATAGTGTTGTGATGAGACATTCTAGACGTGTATCAGGTATTACTAACCTATCATTAAATTCAATCGATGTTTTAACAGGTTTACCTGTCATTAAAATTTGTGTGGCTTATGAGTTAGATGGAAAAGAAATCACTCATTACCCAGCAAGTTTGAAAGAATTATCGAGATGTAAACCAATTTATGAAGAATTACCAGGGTGGACGGAAGATATTACTGGTTGTAAAACATTAGAAGAATTACCAAAAAATGCTAGAAATTATGTTAAACGTGTTTCTGAGTTAGTAGATGTTAGAATTTCAACATTTTCTGTTGGTCCTGATAGAACACAAACAAACATTTTAGAAAATGTTTGGGAACAAATTTAA
- a CDS encoding DegV family protein, which translates to MTYKFDLLVDSCCDLTHDELEEPGIKKISMTIQLDNKEYIDDFQETFDYNWFMTELKNGATPSTSQINIGNYLDIFKEYVGQSQPLLYVCFSSGLSGSYNNAMTALSMLEEEHGKLPIMIIDSLAACLGEGLLIRNVLNLRRQEKTLEDVVLWLNEMIPRLHSWVTVDDLKHLERGGRISKTSAMIGSMIKVKPIICMNAEGKLINTGKVRGRKHSLEKIVELTKETIENEEEQDILIAYAGDKESGEKLKNILQDKVSVKSISVKPMGPTIASHTGYGALAIFSFGFIK; encoded by the coding sequence ATGACTTATAAATTTGATTTGTTGGTAGATTCCTGTTGTGATTTAACACATGATGAATTAGAGGAACCAGGCATTAAAAAAATTAGTATGACGATTCAATTAGACAACAAAGAATATATTGATGACTTTCAGGAAACTTTTGACTACAATTGGTTTATGACAGAACTTAAAAATGGAGCAACGCCTAGTACGTCACAAATTAATATCGGGAATTATTTAGATATTTTTAAAGAATATGTCGGTCAGAGCCAACCCTTGCTATATGTTTGTTTTTCATCAGGTTTAAGTGGCTCATATAATAATGCGATGACAGCTTTATCTATGTTAGAAGAAGAGCATGGTAAACTACCGATTATGATTATTGATTCTTTAGCGGCATGTTTGGGAGAAGGACTACTTATAAGGAATGTCTTAAATCTTAGGAGACAAGAAAAAACACTTGAAGATGTCGTATTATGGTTAAACGAAATGATACCAAGATTACATTCATGGGTTACAGTTGATGATTTAAAACATCTAGAGCGTGGAGGTAGGATATCTAAAACGTCTGCGATGATTGGTAGTATGATCAAAGTGAAACCAATTATCTGTATGAATGCGGAAGGAAAATTAATTAATACTGGTAAAGTACGTGGACGTAAGCATTCATTGGAAAAAATTGTTGAATTAACCAAAGAAACGATTGAAAACGAAGAAGAACAAGATATCTTAATTGCTTATGCTGGAGATAAAGAGTCTGGTGAAAAATTAAAAAATATTTTACAAGATAAAGTATCGGTAAAAAGTATTTCTGTAAAACCTATGGGACCAACCATTGCTAGTCATACAGGATATGGCGCATTAGCTATTTTTTCATTTGGTTTCATAAAGTAA
- the rpsR gene encoding 30S ribosomal protein S18, with the protein MAAQQRRGGRRRRKVCYFTANHIDHIDYKDVELLSRFVSERGKILPRRVTGTCAKHQRKLTIAIKRARIMGLLPFVSED; encoded by the coding sequence ATGGCAGCTCAACAAAGAAGAGGCGGACGCCGTCGTCGTAAAGTATGTTACTTTACAGCTAACCATATTGATCATATCGATTACAAAGATGTTGAATTATTATCTCGCTTTGTTTCAGAACGTGGTAAAATTTTACCTCGTCGTGTAACAGGGACTTGTGCTAAACATCAACGTAAATTAACGATTGCAATTAAACGTGCAAGAATTATGGGATTATTACCATTCGTTAGTGAAGACTAG
- the dnaB gene encoding replicative DNA helicase translates to MELIQQDRVPPQSIEAEQAVLGSVFLNADALIEAMEYIDSADFYRRSHQLLFQTMLDLNNRNEAIDVITMKTELEQKQLLEDVGGISYLSELTTSVPTAANVGHYAKIVEQKSLLRRLIQTATDIVTKGFEQDEDVEFILDEAERQILEVSEKRNRSGFLAISDVLSDSIAQIEQLSQQGDEITGLPTGYHALDKMTAGLQSEELIILAARPAVGKTAFALNIAQNVGTKTDESVAIFSLEMSAESLVNRMLCSEGSIEASHLKTGQLTDEEWNSLIVAMGSLSRANIFIDDTPGIKISEIRAKCRKLAQEQGDLGLILIDYLQLIEGTGRENRQQEVSEISRQLKKLAKELKVPVIALSQLSRGVEQRQDKRPVLSDIRESGSIEQDADIVAFLYRDDYYQRDGEDDDDEPAQESNNIIEVIIEKNRSGARGTVELMFIKEYNKFTSISPREEF, encoded by the coding sequence ATGGAACTTATTCAACAAGATAGAGTGCCACCTCAAAGTATCGAGGCAGAACAAGCAGTTTTAGGTTCTGTCTTTTTAAATGCAGATGCTTTGATTGAGGCGATGGAATATATTGATTCAGCTGATTTTTATCGTCGTTCACATCAATTACTTTTTCAAACGATGTTAGACTTAAACAATCGTAATGAAGCGATTGATGTGATTACGATGAAAACAGAGTTGGAACAAAAGCAATTGCTAGAAGATGTTGGTGGGATTAGTTACTTATCTGAATTAACAACAAGCGTTCCAACAGCAGCCAATGTGGGCCACTATGCAAAAATTGTGGAACAAAAATCGTTATTACGACGTTTAATACAAACAGCAACAGATATCGTAACAAAAGGCTTTGAACAAGACGAAGATGTTGAATTTATCTTAGATGAAGCAGAACGTCAAATTTTAGAAGTTTCTGAAAAAAGAAATAGAAGTGGTTTTTTAGCGATTTCAGATGTATTGAGTGATTCGATTGCTCAAATAGAACAACTCTCACAACAAGGGGATGAGATAACTGGGCTGCCAACTGGATATCATGCACTTGATAAAATGACTGCAGGACTTCAATCAGAAGAACTTATTATATTAGCTGCACGTCCAGCTGTGGGAAAAACAGCATTTGCTTTAAATATTGCGCAAAATGTAGGAACAAAAACGGATGAATCAGTCGCTATTTTTAGTCTAGAAATGAGTGCAGAGTCTTTAGTGAATCGTATGTTATGTTCAGAAGGATCTATTGAAGCAAGTCATTTAAAAACAGGTCAATTAACAGATGAAGAATGGAATAGTTTAATTGTCGCAATGGGAAGTTTATCAAGAGCTAATATTTTTATAGATGATACACCAGGTATTAAAATATCTGAAATTCGGGCGAAGTGTCGGAAATTAGCTCAAGAGCAAGGCGATTTAGGTCTTATTCTAATTGATTATTTACAGTTGATAGAGGGGACTGGGCGAGAAAATAGACAACAGGAAGTATCTGAAATTTCTCGTCAACTAAAGAAACTTGCTAAGGAATTGAAAGTACCTGTCATTGCTTTATCACAATTATCTCGTGGGGTGGAGCAAAGGCAAGATAAACGTCCAGTATTAAGTGATATTCGTGAATCAGGTTCTATTGAGCAAGATGCAGATATAGTAGCCTTTTTATATCGTGATGATTATTATCAACGTGATGGTGAAGACGATGATGATGAACCCGCTCAAGAATCTAATAATATTATTGAAGTTATTATAGAAAAAAATAGAAGTGGTGCAAGAGGGACAGTTGAGTTAATGTTTATTAAAGAATATAATAAATTTACTTCTATTTCCCCAAGAGAAGAATTTTAA
- the rplI gene encoding 50S ribosomal protein L9: MKVIFLEDVKGKGKKGEVKDVAVGYAQNFLIKKGLAKEATAQSLSELKGKEKAKAKEDAEVLEEAKKLKETFETEGFEVVIKSKAGEDGRLFGSIPSKQVADGLQKQHKIKVDKRKIEMEQPIKALGYTTVPVKLHKEVVAKLRVHVVVE, encoded by the coding sequence ATGAAAGTTATCTTTTTAGAAGATGTAAAAGGTAAAGGGAAAAAAGGTGAAGTGAAAGATGTCGCCGTAGGATATGCTCAAAACTTTTTAATTAAAAAAGGATTAGCTAAAGAAGCAACTGCTCAAAGTTTAAGCGAACTTAAAGGAAAAGAAAAAGCTAAAGCTAAAGAAGATGCAGAAGTGTTAGAAGAAGCTAAAAAATTAAAAGAAACATTTGAAACTGAAGGATTTGAAGTGGTTATAAAATCAAAAGCTGGAGAGGATGGTCGTTTGTTTGGCTCTATTCCATCGAAACAAGTAGCAGATGGACTTCAAAAGCAACATAAAATAAAAGTAGATAAACGCAAAATTGAAATGGAACAGCCAATTAAAGCACTAGGATATACAACTGTTCCAGTTAAATTACATAAAGAAGTGGTAGCCAAACTACGTGTACATGTAGTGGTTGAGTAA
- the gyrA gene encoding DNA gyrase subunit A — MSEEIRENIQDVNLTQEMEESFIDYAMSVIVSRALPDVRDGLKPVHRRILYGMNEMGVTPDKAHKKSARIVGDVMGKYHPHGDSAIYESMVRMAQPFSYRNMLVDGHGNFGSVDGDGAAAMRYTEARMSKIAVEMLRDINKNTVNFQKNYDETEREPEVLPARFPNLLVNGTTGIAVGMATNIPPHNLSEVIDALKLLMENKDVTTNELMEVLPGPDFPTGGLVMGKTGIRKAYETGKGSIIVRAKVDIEEKSNGRERIIVTEIPYMVNKAKLVERIAELHREKRIEGITDLRDESSREGMRIVIEIRRDTSASVVLNNLYKLTSLQTSFGFNMLAIVKGVPKVLGLKPILEYYLEHQEEVIVRRTEFDKQKAEARAHILEGLRIALDHIDEIIKIIRASASDDVAKATLMEKFELSDRQSQAILDMRLRRLTGLEREKIEAEYQDLLVLIADLKDILANHHRVLEIISEELDEVQRKYGDARRTELLVGEVLSLEDEDLIEEEDVVITLTHNGYIKRLPSTEFRTQNRGGRGVQGMGVHDDDFVENLLSCSTHDTLLFFTDTGKVYRAKGYEIPEYGRTAKGIPVINLLGIDSSEKIEAIINVEGKADSDQYLFFTTKLGTVKRTSVKEFSNIRTNGLKAIGLKDGDSLINVALTDDDDTIIIGTNLGYSVTFKAEAVRSMGRSAAGVRGIRLRENDYVIGMDILKPDMEVLVITENGYGKRTHAKEYPIKGRGGKGIKTVNITEKNGHLVGLTTVSGEEDIMLVTNKGVIIRFELNSVSQTGRSTQGVRLIRLEEDALVSTMATIDVDEDEIENTIVSEEIDVNITADEQEKNFEE; from the coding sequence ATGTCTGAAGAAATCAGAGAAAATATTCAAGATGTTAATTTGACACAGGAAATGGAAGAATCCTTTATTGATTATGCCATGAGTGTTATTGTGTCTCGTGCGTTACCAGATGTAAGAGATGGGTTAAAACCTGTTCATCGTCGTATTTTGTATGGAATGAATGAAATGGGTGTGACACCTGATAAAGCACATAAAAAATCAGCTCGTATCGTTGGGGATGTCATGGGTAAATACCATCCTCATGGCGATAGTGCGATTTACGAATCAATGGTACGTATGGCACAACCATTTAGTTATCGTAATATGCTAGTTGATGGACATGGTAACTTTGGTTCTGTCGATGGTGATGGGGCTGCTGCTATGCGTTATACGGAAGCTCGTATGAGTAAAATTGCGGTTGAAATGCTGCGAGATATAAATAAAAATACCGTTAACTTTCAAAAAAATTACGATGAAACAGAAAGAGAGCCAGAAGTATTACCAGCACGTTTTCCTAATCTTTTAGTTAATGGGACAACAGGGATTGCAGTAGGTATGGCAACTAATATACCACCACACAATTTGTCAGAAGTAATTGATGCGTTAAAACTATTGATGGAAAATAAAGATGTGACAACAAATGAATTGATGGAGGTACTACCTGGACCTGACTTTCCGACCGGTGGACTTGTCATGGGGAAAACGGGTATTCGTAAAGCTTATGAAACGGGTAAAGGATCAATCATTGTTCGTGCGAAAGTCGATATTGAAGAAAAATCAAATGGTCGTGAACGTATTATTGTAACTGAAATACCATATATGGTGAATAAAGCAAAACTGGTTGAACGTATCGCTGAGTTGCATCGTGAAAAACGTATTGAGGGGATTACTGACTTAAGAGATGAATCCTCACGCGAAGGGATGCGTATTGTCATCGAGATTCGTCGTGATACAAGCGCATCAGTTGTGTTGAATAATTTATATAAATTAACGTCGTTACAAACAAGTTTTGGCTTTAATATGTTAGCAATCGTTAAAGGTGTACCAAAAGTTTTAGGATTAAAACCAATTCTAGAGTATTATTTGGAACATCAAGAAGAAGTCATTGTTCGCCGTACAGAATTTGATAAACAAAAAGCAGAAGCGCGTGCGCACATATTAGAAGGCTTGAGAATAGCATTAGATCACATTGATGAAATTATTAAAATTATTCGTGCTTCAGCTTCTGATGACGTTGCAAAAGCGACGTTAATGGAAAAATTTGAGTTGTCAGATAGACAATCTCAAGCTATTTTAGATATGCGTTTACGCCGTTTAACAGGTTTAGAACGTGAAAAAATTGAAGCAGAATACCAAGATTTATTGGTATTAATCGCAGATTTAAAAGATATATTAGCTAACCATCATAGAGTATTGGAGATTATCTCTGAAGAATTGGATGAAGTTCAGCGAAAATATGGGGATGCAAGACGTACGGAATTGCTTGTAGGAGAAGTATTAAGTCTAGAAGATGAAGATTTAATTGAAGAAGAAGATGTGGTTATTACGTTAACTCATAATGGTTACATTAAACGATTACCAAGTACGGAGTTCCGTACCCAAAATCGTGGCGGACGTGGTGTTCAAGGAATGGGCGTTCATGATGATGACTTTGTTGAGAATTTATTATCATGTTCAACACACGATACGTTATTATTCTTTACAGATACAGGTAAAGTATATCGTGCAAAAGGATATGAAATCCCTGAGTACGGTCGTACAGCTAAGGGGATTCCAGTCATCAATCTATTAGGTATTGATTCTTCAGAAAAAATTGAAGCCATTATTAATGTGGAAGGAAAAGCTGATTCTGATCAGTATTTATTCTTCACAACTAAGTTAGGAACAGTAAAACGTACTTCTGTTAAAGAATTTTCGAATATTCGCACCAATGGTTTAAAAGCTATTGGTTTAAAAGATGGTGATTCACTGATTAATGTAGCATTAACAGATGATGATGATACAATTATTATTGGGACAAATCTAGGGTATTCTGTAACCTTTAAAGCAGAAGCAGTGCGTTCAATGGGACGTAGTGCAGCAGGTGTTCGTGGTATTCGTTTAAGAGAAAATGATTATGTCATTGGCATGGATATCTTAAAACCAGACATGGAAGTATTAGTTATTACTGAAAATGGGTATGGTAAGAGAACACATGCTAAAGAATATCCAATCAAGGGCCGTGGTGGTAAAGGGATTAAAACCGTTAATATTACTGAGAAAAATGGTCATTTAGTTGGATTAACAACGGTTAGTGGTGAAGAAGACATTATGTTAGTCACTAATAAAGGTGTCATCATCCGTTTTGAGTTGAATTCTGTTTCTCAGACAGGTCGTTCAACCCAAGGCGTCCGTTTAATTCGTTTAGAAGAAGATGCTTTGGTATCAACTATGGCAACTATTGATGTTGATGAAGATGAAATAGAAAATACTATTGTGTCAGAGGAAATCGATGTTAACATAACAGCGGATGAACAAGAAAAGAATTTTGAAGAATAA
- the gyrB gene encoding DNA topoisomerase (ATP-hydrolyzing) subunit B has product MTDKQINGGQASSYDASQIQVLEGLEAVRKRPGMYIGSTGPQGLHHLVWEIVDNSIDEALAGFCTEINVTIEEDNSITVKDNGRGIPVGIQEKTGRPAVETVFTVLHAGGKFGGGGYKVSGGLHGVGSSVVNALSESLNVKVHVDGKIYHQEFKRGKVTDDLEIVGETDHRGTVVNFKPDAEIFKETTVFEYDKLATRIRELAFLNRGLRISISDKRVNPIREESYHYEGGIKSYVEYLNADKNVLFPDPIYTEGEQQDISVEVAIQYTDDYHTNLLSFANNIHTYEGGTHEFGFRTALTRVINDYAKRQKLLKENDENLSGDDVREGMTAVISIKHPEPQFEGQTKTKLGNSEVRTVTDRLFSEAFNKFLLENPDVAKRVVEKGILASKARLAAKRAREVTRRKGALEISSLPGKLADCSSRDPEKSELYIVEGDSAGGSAKTGRDRKYQAILPIRGKILNVEKASMEKILANAEIRSLFTAMGTGFGGDFDVSKARYHKLIIMTDADVDGAHIRTLLLTLFYRYMRPIVEAGYVYIAQPPLYGVKQGKNITYIQPGKDADDRLAQAVADLPATPKPSIQRYKGLGEMDDHQLWDTTMDPAKRTMLRVTVEDAAKADAVFDMLMGDRVEPRREFIEANAHYVKNLDI; this is encoded by the coding sequence TTGACGGATAAACAAATAAACGGAGGGCAGGCTTCATCATATGATGCCAGCCAAATTCAAGTATTAGAAGGGCTTGAGGCTGTTAGAAAACGGCCTGGTATGTATATTGGGTCCACAGGACCACAAGGTTTACACCATTTAGTATGGGAAATTGTTGACAATTCAATTGATGAGGCATTGGCTGGTTTTTGTACTGAGATTAACGTGACGATTGAAGAAGACAATAGTATTACTGTAAAAGATAATGGTCGAGGTATTCCAGTGGGAATACAAGAAAAAACAGGAAGACCTGCAGTTGAAACAGTATTTACCGTTTTACATGCCGGAGGAAAATTCGGTGGTGGTGGATATAAAGTATCTGGAGGTCTACATGGCGTGGGCTCATCTGTGGTAAACGCATTATCTGAATCTTTAAATGTAAAAGTACATGTGGACGGAAAAATTTATCATCAAGAATTTAAACGTGGAAAAGTTACTGATGATTTAGAAATTGTTGGCGAAACAGACCACCGTGGGACAGTTGTGAACTTTAAACCAGATGCTGAGATTTTTAAGGAAACAACCGTATTTGAATATGATAAGCTAGCAACACGTATTCGTGAATTAGCTTTCTTAAACCGTGGATTACGTATTAGTATTTCGGATAAACGGGTAAATCCAATCCGAGAAGAGTCATATCACTATGAAGGTGGGATTAAGAGCTATGTTGAGTATTTAAATGCTGATAAAAACGTTCTTTTTCCTGATCCAATTTACACAGAAGGTGAACAACAAGATATTAGTGTAGAAGTTGCGATTCAATATACCGATGACTATCATACAAACTTATTAAGTTTTGCTAATAATATTCATACGTACGAAGGTGGGACGCATGAGTTTGGGTTTAGAACCGCTTTAACCCGTGTGATTAATGATTACGCTAAACGTCAAAAATTATTAAAAGAAAACGATGAAAATTTAAGTGGAGATGATGTTCGTGAAGGAATGACGGCTGTTATTTCTATCAAACATCCAGAACCACAATTTGAAGGACAAACAAAAACAAAATTAGGTAACTCTGAAGTAAGAACGGTTACTGATCGATTGTTTTCAGAAGCCTTTAACAAGTTCTTATTAGAAAATCCTGATGTGGCAAAACGTGTGGTTGAAAAAGGTATTTTAGCTTCTAAAGCACGTTTAGCAGCCAAAAGAGCACGTGAAGTCACACGACGCAAGGGAGCTCTAGAAATTAGTAGTTTACCTGGTAAATTAGCAGACTGTTCAAGCCGTGATCCTGAGAAAAGTGAATTATATATCGTCGAAGGGGATTCTGCGGGAGGTTCAGCTAAAACTGGTCGTGACCGTAAGTATCAGGCCATTTTACCTATTCGTGGAAAAATCTTAAACGTCGAGAAAGCGAGTATGGAAAAAATATTAGCTAATGCGGAAATCCGTTCATTATTTACAGCTATGGGGACAGGGTTTGGTGGCGATTTTGACGTATCAAAAGCACGTTATCATAAATTAATTATTATGACTGATGCCGATGTCGATGGGGCACATATTAGAACCCTTTTGTTAACCCTATTTTATCGTTATATGCGTCCAATCGTTGAAGCAGGGTATGTCTATATTGCTCAACCACCATTATATGGAGTAAAGCAAGGGAAAAATATTACCTATATCCAACCTGGCAAAGACGCCGATGACCGATTAGCTCAAGCAGTAGCAGATCTTCCTGCAACACCAAAACCTAGTATTCAACGTTATAAAGGTCTTGGAGAGATGGATGACCATCAATTATGGGATACAACGATGGATCCGGCAAAAAGAACTATGTTACGTGTGACTGTGGAAGACGCTGCAAAGGCAGATGCAGTGTTTGATATGTTGATGGGAGATAGAGTAGAACCTCGTCGTGAATTTATTGAGGCCAATGCACATTATGTTAAGAATTTAGATATTTAA
- the ssb gene encoding single-stranded DNA-binding protein, translating to MINNVVLVGRLTRDPDLRYTSNGSAVATFNLAVNRNFTNQSGEREADFVNCVIWRKPAETLANYAKKGTLLGVVGRIQTRNYENQQGQRVYVTEVVCENFQLLESKNASSQRQQQTSGFNNFSQDNQNTQSSFGQSSSNDMPNFDRDNSNPFGNSSSIDISDDDLPF from the coding sequence ATGATTAATAATGTTGTATTGGTAGGTAGACTTACTCGAGACCCAGATTTGAGATATACGTCAAATGGTTCTGCCGTAGCCACTTTTAACTTAGCTGTTAATCGTAATTTTACTAATCAAAGTGGAGAACGAGAAGCAGATTTTGTTAACTGTGTTATTTGGAGAAAACCAGCTGAAACTCTAGCTAATTATGCTAAAAAAGGGACTCTATTAGGAGTAGTTGGACGTATTCAAACTAGAAACTATGAGAATCAACAGGGACAAAGAGTGTATGTAACTGAAGTGGTTTGTGAGAACTTCCAATTATTAGAATCTAAGAATGCATCAAGTCAAAGACAACAGCAAACTAGTGGATTTAATAATTTTTCTCAAGATAACCAAAATACACAATCATCATTTGGCCAATCTTCAAGTAATGACATGCCGAACTTCGATCGTGATAATAGTAATCCTTTTGGAAACTCATCATCGATAGATATTTCGGATGACGATTTACCATTCTAA